DNA sequence from the Selenomonas timonae genome:
CTCCGATGCTCTGCTCGCAGCGGGCATCAGTCTGCGCAAATACAACGGGCGTCCCGGCATGGGGCTGATGATTACCGTGAACGGGGAGCGCCGCAGCTTCCCCGGCACGATGGGTACGCTCGCGCAGATCACAATCGACGGCAAAAGTGCGAGTCTCGACTCGTCCATCCACGACGACTGCCGCATCAAGCTCGTCGCGGGAGAGAACGGAACGCAGCCTGAGGTACGTCTCAGCGAAATCATCGGTACGATCGACAGCTATACTGTCGTCCTCAACGGAGAGGAGACGGCGGTCACTGCAAGCATCCTTGTCAACGAGAGCGTTCCCGAAGGCGACCCAATCCTGCGCGACGGCGATGTGATTGTCTCACGGCGTGAGCGCACGCTCGGCGAGGTACTGCGCGCAGCGAACCTCCCGCCCACGGGGCGGCGCATCTCCTATACGCTCAACGGCGAGGCGCGCCGTTTCTCCACGCAGCCACATATCACACTGAACGATGTCCCCGCACCGCTCTCCACCATGCTGCACGAGGGCGATATCATCGAGTACGAGGAGACCGCGATTCCGACCGTCGAATCCGTGCTCGACCTCTCCGCCACCTCCTATGCGACGATCACATACGAGGGGCGGGAGCACAATGTGCCCGCGTCCGGCTTTGCCCTCACGATCAATGGGCATGAGGCATCTCCCGGCACCATTGTCGAGGACGGCGCTGTCATCACCTATCAGAAGGGTACGGGCAGCGCAAACGTCAGCGAGGCGCTCCTCGCCGTCGGCTTCACACCGCCGCCAGCAACGAGCCGCGTCACCTTCACCCTCCTCGTCAACGGGGCAAAGGCAGACTTCACGAGTCCAATCCGTACGGGTGACACTCTCGAGGTAGCATTCACGCCGCTCGAGTCGCTGAACGCCTCATCGGAGACAAAGGACACGAATACGCCCGCAGCAAGCGCCATCCTGGGCAGCATCGCGGCACGCGCAGGCATCGTGCAGGATAGTGCGCGCATGGCGGACGTGCAGGATAGTGCGCGCATGGCGGACGTGCAGCAGGACACACCATCTCCTGCACAACCGACAGAAACGACAGAATCGACACAGAACAGCGGTACCATCACCATCGATTCCCTGATGCGGTACGATTGAACCGACATACAAAAAGAGCAGCGAACGCAGGACTTCCTGCACTCTCTGCTCTTTTTCAGTTGTTCAAATGGATCGTTACTTCCGCAGGGATTTCCAGCGGTCGTGCAGCCAGAACCACTCCTCGGGATATGTCCGGATCCATTCTTCGATACGTGTATTGACAATCTGTGTCACGCGCAGGACATCCGCCGCGCGGTCATCCGTCTTCTCGACCAGAATGGGAGGATCGACGGTGAGGATATGATGCCCGTTCGGCTCACGATGGATAAAGACGGGAAAGATCGGTACCCCACAGCGGCGGGCAATCGCCGCCGCACCCGTGAACGCATTCGTCGGCTGCCCGAAGAAGTCGACAATGACACCGTCGCGCAGGCTCGGATCCTGATCGCTGATGAGCCCGATGATCCACCCCGAATCGATCATGCGGAACATCTCACGCACGCCCGTTTGATAGGTGATGTGCATGCCGACGAGCGCACGGTACTCGTTGATGAAGCGATCCATGCCCTGAGCGCTCTGCTTTTTTGCCACCCCAACGATAGGAAGTCCCGCACAGGCGAACGCGCCGCCCATCAGCTCCCAGTTGCCGCTGTGCGAGGTGGCAAAGATCGCCCCCTTGCCTGCCGCAGCTGCTGCACGCACCTCATCGACCGCGCCCGTCATCGTAACGTATTCGCTCATACGGGGCTTTATGACAGGAAAGCGCAGCACCTCCATCAGCATCGGGCCGAACCGCAGCGTACTCGCGCGCGCAATGCGCTCCGCCTCCGCCTTGGGAAGATGAAGACAGCGCGTGACCTGCTCGCGTGCAAGCCGCTTGCGCTTTGCAGGGACAAAGATCCATGCGAGCCGTGCCACCCCCTCCCCGAGTGCCATCGCAGCGCCGTGCGGCAACAGGCAGATGAGGCGGCTGAGAATCTTCATCACATAGTAGGAGAACATCTCAGCTCTTCCCGCGCAGACCCTCGAGCTCCTTTTCGAGGGTCTTTATTTTTTTTACCATCTCGGGCAAACGCCGGATCGCCGCCTGTACACGCAGCCACTCCGCGTGCGGCTGCACAGGGAATCCCGCGCAGAAGACCCCCTCGGGCATGTCGCCGATGATGCCC
Encoded proteins:
- a CDS encoding lysophospholipid acyltransferase family protein, whose amino-acid sequence is MFSYYVMKILSRLICLLPHGAAMALGEGVARLAWIFVPAKRKRLAREQVTRCLHLPKAEAERIARASTLRFGPMLMEVLRFPVIKPRMSEYVTMTGAVDEVRAAAAAGKGAIFATSHSGNWELMGGAFACAGLPIVGVAKKQSAQGMDRFINEYRALVGMHITYQTGVREMFRMIDSGWIIGLISDQDPSLRDGVIVDFFGQPTNAFTGAAAIARRCGVPIFPVFIHREPNGHHILTVDPPILVEKTDDRAADVLRVTQIVNTRIEEWIRTYPEEWFWLHDRWKSLRK